The genomic region TAACACTGCCAAATATAGACACACACGGACACTACCGACAGGTGGTAACATACCATATATGGAAATACACATCAACGTACGAACAGTAACGAATACTAAATAGATATGACACTGACAGTAAACTTTGGAGCACGTGCACATGTACTAAGACATACGGATACAAGATaactaattaaataataatttacctaaaacatgtatatatattatatatatactctgtatCCCTGTGacacatgtatgatgtacattatattctGTATGTGTATGATGACTATTATATTCTGTAAGTGTATGATGTGCATTATATTCTgtaagtgtatgatgtacattatattctgtaagtgtatgatgtacatgaTATTCCTtatgtgtatgatgtacatGATATTCCGTATgggtattatgtatattatattctgtacatgtatgatgtacattatattttgtacatatatgATGTACATGATATTCCCTATGTGTGACGTACATGACATACCATCAGATtgatatgtacacaatatatcatagaaCTTATCAAAATGTGTTGGAATGAATTATATTGACATAGGTTCGACATCACGAATATATAAAAAGATCTACTTTAGTGTTGTTTTAAGAAAAATGATTAACATTTATAAAAAGAGATCAAGATTTTATCACCAAAAATCATTAATTACTCTTCgaattgatattgttatttctattttataatAGGGCTTTTGACATATCACTGTGATGTCCGACCAGGGGGAGCTGTACGAAGATTCCTGGATTCTATATCGTGTCCTGGACAGGATGATGGGGAACCGGGAAATGGTGGCCGTCAGCAGGAAGCTGATACTTGTACGTGAGCAATAAAATAACTGTAATGAAACACAACCAGCTATGATTTTCACAGGAAGCTCAGCGGAAGGGATTAATATGAAGGGCTCAGACCAAGATCAAATGATAATTGACAACTCTGTGGTAGTTATATGTCCTGATCAGCAAACCCGTATCACACCAGATATCGCTAATAAAACGGTATTTATTATGAGAGATACCAACAACCGACCTGGCTATGTAACTTTGCAGCTGATTGGACGGACGTGCACTTCAGACTTGTTGAATTCGATTGTACCTGTTGGAgatgtacattttatatcaagTGAAATGTATGCACGGTTGTTATCAGATATTTTAAGTGATGTGTTGATGACTACCTTAGACCTTCATGGACCAGCTACTACTACGTCGGGCAAACTAAGTTATATTGAATCAGAATTGGATTTTGTGCGTGCGTTCACATGTACTAGTTGGCCAAGCGAGGCCAATGAATGGGTGAATAGACATCGATTGTATAACTGGCCGAATAAATGTTTGAGGGATCAGATAGTACAAGATGGTTGCCAACTTGTCCCTGTAGGAGATAAAACGTCAGCCCACACATTCCTACAATGGAGAATTTCGTTCGCGACTGCGGAACGCAAACTCATTCATTCTCTCAGTCATGCCCAGGTCCTAGTGTACTTGTCTTCTTAAGTACCTTTTAAAACAGATATCTGGGAAGTTGAAACAAATATATGGGGATACAGATATTCTCTCATCatatattatcaaaacaacTATACTCCATGCAGTAGAAAACACACCTTTATCTTTATGGGAAGAAAAGAATACATTTCTTTGTTTCATGctgtgtttaaatattttggccaCGTGGGTGAAAGCAGGATATTGTCctaattacattataaatagGAACAATATGTTTCTCGGTAAAGTTCATGGAGAACATCAACAAAAACTCCTTCGTTTACTTGTTGAACTCCGTGATATGACATGGGGTTGTCTATCAATAGGAACATTCTTCCAACCATCTATAGGAGAGTATATTCAGAGGGTGAAAAATGGAGCATGGGAACTAGTACTGCCTACACCAGCACAATCAGAAAGAGAAATTGATTTTACAATATTTGAACAGTCCTTCCTTTTGTTTTGTGCAACTGATGTACTACCCGCTTTGAAACTTCTGAGCAAATCAAAGTCGGACATGGATGAATGCGTAGCTTACTTCAATACAGTAAGTGCACTCTCTTTCAAATGGATGGAGGTATTTGAGAAACAAGCTCCTCTCGAAGGAAACAAACAGAAGTACAAATCTCTTAGGAAATGTAAGAAGTTTATATCACCACTTGCCGTAACTTGTACAAGTCCAGGTCTACTGACGTTGGCAACCTATCACTACCAGACTGGGAATTACATGAACACACTGGAAACGTGTGGATACCTAATCTCCTCGTGGAAAGTTTTCAGTGGGAATATTAGTGAGAAGGATCGTGATAGATACGAACATCTCTACTGTGGGCGTGGGTATAGTCTTCTACACAAATTTCAGCAAGCATTTATATTTGACATGGTTTTTACAGAAACATCTTCATATTTCTGTCCAGTTAATTTACAACAAGAGTTAACGAACGTTGGTAGTAGCAAACTTATAATCCCACCACTCCCTTACGCCGTGTTCCTGACCTTCCTGTGTTACCATGAGCTGAACGATACAAGAAGACGTGACGCAGCACTGAAAGACCTTCGGGCCGTGAAGTATGATACAAACCAGGGAGGAAGTAAATACTGGATTGTCCACAATCTCTTAGGGATCTGTTACGAAATGGTCGGGGACATACACATGGCTCTAAGGGAATACAAAAACTCTCTGAGTGGTGAAAAACTATTTCATTATAATAATCCCGCCATGGAGAGGATAGAACGACTCGAATATTAACAATAACGGCAAAGAATTTATTTTCGATGCTATGTAAAGGATCAACATCAATAGAAATGATTCCGtacttgttatatacatgttaatatgtACGTGTGAAATGTACATATTCTATAAGAATGATATGTACACAATATTCCGTAAgagcacaggcgtctgcttgTGGTTGGTATTGTAAAGTTCATGGCGAAATCTACAAGAACTCCTTTGTTTACTTGTTGAGCTCCAGGATATGGCACGGGGTTGTGTATCGATTGGAACAAGCTTCAAACAGTACTCTATAGAAAATGTCAGCATTGTCAGAAATCCACTATATCTTTTCGCTCGGAAAAAGAATGTGAATTAAGAATATTCTCGGAgtctatttcattttaattttagcgCCGATGTACTTCCAAAAGTGTATAATACCACTAATCTCGGAATGTACAAGTAGATGACT from Pecten maximus chromosome 11, xPecMax1.1, whole genome shotgun sequence harbors:
- the LOC117338462 gene encoding LOW QUALITY PROTEIN: uncharacterized protein LOC117338462 (The sequence of the model RefSeq protein was modified relative to this genomic sequence to represent the inferred CDS: deleted 1 base in 1 codon) yields the protein MSDQGELYEDSWILYRVLDRMMGNREMVAVSRKLILVRDKTSAHTFLQWRISFATAERKLIHSLSHAQVLVYCLLKYLLKQISGKLKQIYGDTDILSSYIIKTTILHAVENTPLSLWEEKNTFLCFMLCLNILATWVKAGYCPNYIINRNNMFLGKVHGEHQQKLLRLLVELRDMTWGCLSIGTFFQPSIGEYIQRVKNGAWELVLPTPAQSEREIDFTIFEQSFLLFCATDVLPALKLLSKSKSDMDECVAYFNTVSALSFKWMEVFEKQAPLEGNKQKYKSLRKCKKFISPLAVTCTSPGLLTLATYHYQTGNYMNTLETCGYLISSWKVFSGNISEKDRDRYEHLYCGRGYSLLHKFQQAFIFDMVFTETSSYFCPVNLQQELTNVGSSKLIIPPLPYAVFLTFLCYHELNDTRRRDAALKDLRAVKYDTNQGGSKYWIVHNLLGICYEMVGDIHMALREYKNSLSGEKLFHYNNPAMERIERLEY